Below is a genomic region from Roseimicrobium gellanilyticum.
AAATTGATTGTATGTTGTCTGCTCCTGCATCTGGCCATGGCATGGCCCGGGCATGCGGAGATCCGTCGTTATACGCTGCAGGATGGAACATCATTCGAGGGAGAACTCGTCGAGACGAAACGTGACGCCTGGGCGTTCATGCTCCTGGATGGGTCCATTCGAACCCTGAACCTCTGGGGACTGATTCCCGCTGACAGGGAGAAGGTTCAAAACGAGATCACGGAACGGGTGAAAAATCGGGACAAGGTGATGCCTGCTGGCAATGCGCTCTCGACAGTTGCTACCCCAGAAACGCCCGCGACCCCCGGGGTCATTCCGGCTTCCTACAGCTTTAACGTCACTTGGTCCGACGGAAGCAATAAGTCGATCCTCATCCTCGATGGAGCCAAGTCGGCTGCAGATATCCGCAGGGAAAGGAAGGACCTGGAACGTAGCGTGGAAGATTCTGATTCCGCGAATTTCGGGCCTTCCATTCCTCTCGATCGTCTTGAGTCAGACACCAAGCGCTACCAAATATTCAGTCACCCTTTCTCCAGACTCTGCAATGTGAAGTTGGTCAATAACAGTGCTGGCGATCTTGCGGACTTGAAAGTGCGGTACACCATTTCTTATCTCAAGGACGGCAGCCGTCCGGGGACGGCGATGCAAATGTCTGACGAATACCAAATTCCCCTTGTGAAGAGAGGTGCGGCTGTGGAATTTGCCACGAAGAGTGTGCTGCTTGATGTCAGGGTGGTGCAGCGTAAAGACCCTCGAATGAACGGCTTGGGTACTGGTCCGAAAAAGCGTTCCTACGGACAAATCGTGGGGCTGTCCCTGGATGTCATCCACAACGATAAAGTGGTGCACCACTACGACAGTCCCCAAGCCAAAAAGTAACCGGGGAGACGGTCCGGCCTCTGCGGAAGCCGGACCAAGCCTTTTGATGCAGGTTGGTCGGACTACTAGCCCTTATCCTTCATCCCTTCCTGGCGGAGGAAGTTCTCCACCCAGGTGATGTCGTACTTGCCCTGCTGGAAGTCAGACGTGGTGAGGATTTTGCTCTGCAGCGGAATCGTGGTCTTGATGCCCTGAATCATGAACTCACCCAAGGCACGGCGCATGCGGCGGATGGCGGCATCGCGGGTGGCAGCGGTGACGATGAGCTTCGCGATCATCGAGTCATAGTGCGGGGGCACGCTGTAGCCGGAGTACACGTGGGTATCCACGCGCACGCCGCGGCCACCGGGGGCGTACCACAGGTCAATGCGACCAGGGCTCGGGGCGAAATTGCGAGCCGGGTCTTCCGCATTGATACGGCACTCGATGGAGTGGTGACGCGGCGTGCTCTTCAAGATATGCTGGGAGAGAGGCAGACCAGCAGCAATCTGGATCTGCTCCTTGATGAGGTCGCAGCCGTACACCTCTTCCGTGATGGGATGCTCCACCTGGATGCGGGTGTTCATCTCCATGAAGTAGAAATTCTTCCCATCGTTGTCCACGAGGTACTCAATCGTGCCGCAGTTCTCGTAGCCGATCTCCTTGCAGAGCTTCACTGTGGCGTCGCCCATGGCCTTGCGAATCTCGTCCGAGATTTTCGGGGAGGGGCACTCTTCAATGATCTTCTGGTTGCGGCGTTGCATGGAGCAGTCGCGCTCACCGAGGTGAATCACATTGCCGTGGCTGTCCGCCACCACCTGGAACTCGATGTGGTGCGGGCGCTCCACCAGCTTTTCCATGTACACGCTGCCGTCGCCGAAGCATTTCAGCGCTTCCATGCTGGCCTGCTGGTAGCTGGAGCGGAGGGTCGCTTCATTCAGCACGGGACGCATACCGCGACCACCACCACCGGCGGTCGCCTTGATCATGACAGGGTAACCGATGCGGCGGGCGATTTCGAACGCCTGATCTTCACTCTCAATGATGCCGTCCGATCCAGGAGTGATTGGTACGCCGAATTTTCTGGCCGTGGCGCGGGCGGTGTTCTTGTCGCCCATCATGGCGATCACTTCCGCCGAGGGCCCGATGAACTTGATTTTGCACTGCTTGCAGATTTCCGCGAACTCGGCCTTCTCCGAGAGGAAGCCGTAGCCGGGGTGGATGGCGTCCACATTGGCAATCTCTGCCGCGGCGATGATGCGGGGAATCTTCAGGTAGCTCTCCGAGCTCGGACCAGGGCCGATGCAGATGGCCTCATCCGCGAGATGGACGTGCATGGAGTCCACGTCCGCCTCGGAGTACACGGCGACCGTTTTGACATCCAATTCTTTACAGGCGCGGATGACGCGGAGGGCGATTTCGCCACGGTTGGCGACGAGGACTTTGCGGAACATGAAGGAGGTTGGCCGGGTAAACGAACTGAACTGGGGACCGGAAGGTCTGGGCTGCTGGGGAGCGGGAGTGAGCTGTCAGCAGCCCGGGAGGGGGAAGGGCAGACGTATCGTGCTTACTTCAGCTCGAAGAGGGGCTGTCCGTACTGCACGGGCTTCGCATCATCCACGAGGATGCGTACGACGGTGCCGCGGGCTTCGGCCTTGATTTCATTCATCACCTTCATGGCCTCGATGATGCAGACCACGGTGTTTTCATCCACCGTGTCGCCCACATTGACGAAGGACTTCTCCCCGGGAGAAGAGGAGCGATAGAAGGTGCCGACCATCGGGGAATTGATGGTGGGGCCAGCGGGTTCCGCGGCGGCGGGTGCCGCAGCTGCTGCGGGTGCGGCAGCGGGGGCAGCCGCAGGAGCGGCGACGGGTGCGGCGATCATCGGGGCAGCCATGGTAGTGGCTCCCACGGGAATCTTGGAAAGGAGGTCCTTGGCGGCCTCTACATCCGAGCCGCGACGCAGTTTGATTTTAAAAGACCCATGTTCCAGGTGGAAGAAAGACAGGTCGTTCTTGCTCATCAAATCTACGATCTGCCGGATCTCCTTGAGGTCCAGCCCTTGGGGGTCTTTCGGATGGTTGGTGTCGTTCTCCATGGATTGGAAAAGAATGGAGCGGACTGGAAGCGAGGATGCCCGAAATGGCAAGAGGGAAGTCACAGGGGAGGTTTCTCCAACTCCCTGTGTACTATGGGGTTTTCGCCTGGAAATGCGAGCCTATTTCGGTTCTGCCCGAGCCTCTCCGGACCTCATGCCAAGGTTCCCATACCGGTGATAGTCGAAGCTGAGGCTCTGCTCCTGCACGTACCAGAGCAGCTCTGCCCGGCCTTCCATGAGCACCGGGGCATCGGCAATGAAGACATTCACTTCCGCCGAGGCGCGTCGGATTTCCAGGGGGATCCGGGCTGCGGAAGCGTAGCGCACACGATCGGTCTGACCCTCGGAGATGATCCGGGCGAGCTCGGCATTCGATTCTTCCACGAACTCGATGGCCCCTGCCCAGCCCTCCGTGGCGGTCTGGAGGCGGGTGAGGGCCCTCCATTCCAAATGTGGGGGGCTGCTCACGGTAATGCGGCAGCCGGCGACCCGGGCTGCTGCGACGCGAGCGAAGAGGTCAAAGGACGTGTCATCGGGGTGCAGGCGGATGCGCAGGTCACGGACTGGCAGGTAGCGGCGGATGTTGTCCTGACCGGGCAGGCGGAAATCATCGTGCTCCACGCCGAATTCCATCTCCCACGCCCGTTCATAGCTGGTGAAGGCGGCGATGAGGCGGGAGTTTTCCGTGAGATTCAGCGTGTCCCAGTCCTGCAGCGCGGCTAGGAGCCGGGCCATCTCGCCGTCAGGGCGCGGGGTGGAGGGTGTGGCGGGAAGGGTCTCGCTGAATTCCATGAACTGCGCCACGTAGTTCGGTCCACCCGCCTTGATGCCAGGGCCGAAGGCGCTCTTTCCCATGCCGCCGAAAGGCTGACGCAGGACGATGGCTCCCACCGTGGTGCGGTTGATGTAGAGATTCCCCGCGCGAATGCCGGCGCGCCACTCGGTCTGCTCGCGGTCGTCCAGACTCTCCAGCCCGCTCGTGAGGCCAAAGCCTGTCTGGTTTACCAGGGCGATGGCTTCGTGCAGCTTTTCGTAGCGCATGACGCCGAGCACCGGACCGAAGAACTCCGTGAGGTGCGTGTAGCTGCCGGACTGCACACCCCATTTGATCCCCGGGGACCAAAGGTGGGGATTCCCCTCCAGGCGTTGTGGCATGAGTGCCCAGGATTCGCCCGGCTCCAGGGTCTGCAGCGCATTCTCCAGATCACCCGAGGGCGGACGGATCAGAGGTCCCATTTTGGGGGTGAGATCCCATGCAGATCCGATGGTGAGGCTTTCCGCCGCCTCCACGAGGGCTCGTTTGAATTGTGGGTCGTCATACACCTCTGCCTCCAGCAGGAGCAGGGAGGTGGCGGAACATTTTTGTCCCGCATGGCTGAAGGCGGAGTGCAGCACGTTCTTGATGGCCAGGTCGCGATCCGAGAGTGCCGTGACAGTGGTCACATTCTTCCCACCGGTTTCTGCGCTGAGCGGCAGGGCGGGATTTTCGCGCAGCATGTGCAGCGCTGTCTCCGTGCCTCCAGTGAGGATGACCGCATTCACCTTGGGATGCTGCACCAGCGCGCGGCCCTCCGTGCCACCACTGCATGGCACGAACTGCAACGTTTGGCGGGAAACACCGGCGCGCCAGAAGCATTTGCAGAACTCCCATGCCACCAACACCGCGTCGGAGGCGGGCTTGAGGATGACGGTATTTCCTGCTGCGAGTGCTGCGACGACGCCTCCACAGGGGATGGCAATGGGAAAGTTCCATGGTGAGACGACGACAACCACGCCCTTTCCTTTGGCAATGAGATGAGGTGATACACCCTCCATCCACATCCTGGCGGTGGCGGCGTAGAATTCCGCGAAGTCGACGGCTTCGCTCACCTCAGGGTCGGACTCGGTGAGGACCTTGCCACCATTCGCCATCGCGGCGCCCATGAGATCGGCGCGAGCCTGGCGTAGCTCTTGGGCGACTCGCTTGAGAATGGTCTGGCGCTCGGTGGGGTCGAGGTCGCGCCAGCCGTCCGGATCATTTGCGGCGCACTCCACAGCACGTGCGACGTCTTCAGCACTGGCCTGACGATAACGGCCTACGATCACACCCGGTCGCGAGGGATCCACACAATCGCGGACTTTGCGGTCGGCGAGCAGTTCCTTGCCATCCAGCACCAGTGGGATTTCCGTGGCGTGGCCGTCGCAGAGGGGTTTCCACTTCTCCACGATGGATTGAGCCCACTCGGCGTGGTGAGGCAGGGACCAGTCGGTATCCGGCTCATTGCGGAAAGCGCCGACAAGCGGTACCTCGGCTGGCAGGCGGCGATCCTGGGTGCGCCGTGGCGCATCATTGAGATCCGGCAGCAGGGCGAAGGATTCGCGGAACCCTCTCTCAAGTCCCCGCCACTCGGCGCTGCCGGGCGAGAGCTTGAAGGCATGCCGCAGGAAGTTTTCCTCGCCTGTATTCTCATCGAGCCGGCGGATGAGATAGCCGATCGCGCTGAGGAAATGTTCCTTCCGGCAGACGGGCGCGTACAGCAGGAGGTTGGACGCTCTCTCAAACAAGGCACGACG
It encodes:
- the accC gene encoding acetyl-CoA carboxylase biotin carboxylase subunit → MFRKVLVANRGEIALRVIRACKELDVKTVAVYSEADVDSMHVHLADEAICIGPGPSSESYLKIPRIIAAAEIANVDAIHPGYGFLSEKAEFAEICKQCKIKFIGPSAEVIAMMGDKNTARATARKFGVPITPGSDGIIESEDQAFEIARRIGYPVMIKATAGGGGRGMRPVLNEATLRSSYQQASMEALKCFGDGSVYMEKLVERPHHIEFQVVADSHGNVIHLGERDCSMQRRNQKIIEECPSPKISDEIRKAMGDATVKLCKEIGYENCGTIEYLVDNDGKNFYFMEMNTRIQVEHPITEEVYGCDLIKEQIQIAAGLPLSQHILKSTPRHHSIECRINAEDPARNFAPSPGRIDLWYAPGGRGVRVDTHVYSGYSVPPHYDSMIAKLIVTAATRDAAIRRMRRALGEFMIQGIKTTIPLQSKILTTSDFQQGKYDITWVENFLRQEGMKDKG
- the accB gene encoding acetyl-CoA carboxylase biotin carboxyl carrier protein; the encoded protein is MENDTNHPKDPQGLDLKEIRQIVDLMSKNDLSFFHLEHGSFKIKLRRGSDVEAAKDLLSKIPVGATTMAAPMIAAPVAAPAAAPAAAPAAAAAPAAAEPAGPTINSPMVGTFYRSSSPGEKSFVNVGDTVDENTVVCIIEAMKVMNEIKAEARGTVVRILVDDAKPVQYGQPLFELK
- a CDS encoding bifunctional proline dehydrogenase/L-glutamate gamma-semialdehyde dehydrogenase, with the translated sequence MFDQASTIQRALDVARGLQQRATELQTAAERRQQAELDRMLQTSTDKATLVQLTDQAFRAKSSARVVDQFTHILDVQGIPRFFSPLDRAMLRGFQTFGGWLPGVSVPMVKGHMQQETANVILPAEPELLAEHLRQRREQGVRMNVNFLGEAILSEAEAGRRLEQCLEALQAPDTEVLSVKISTLYSQMSPIAREHTITTVCDRLERLYRSAARSTFTRTDGSRVPKFIYLDMEEYRDLSLTCEVFMRTLDRPGLEKVSAGIALQAYVPDSARWQRIINAWARKRTAAGGASVTIRLVKGANMEMERFEAALKDWPQAPFKTKLETDANYKRMLHEGLAPENLPAVRLGIASHNLFDVAYALTLVQESNAFDHVQFEMLEGMANHQRRALFERASNLLLYAPVCRKEHFLSAIGYLIRRLDENTGEENFLRHAFKLSPGSAEWRGLERGFRESFALLPDLNDAPRRTQDRRLPAEVPLVGAFRNEPDTDWSLPHHAEWAQSIVEKWKPLCDGHATEIPLVLDGKELLADRKVRDCVDPSRPGVIVGRYRQASAEDVARAVECAANDPDGWRDLDPTERQTILKRVAQELRQARADLMGAAMANGGKVLTESDPEVSEAVDFAEFYAATARMWMEGVSPHLIAKGKGVVVVVSPWNFPIAIPCGGVVAALAAGNTVILKPASDAVLVAWEFCKCFWRAGVSRQTLQFVPCSGGTEGRALVQHPKVNAVILTGGTETALHMLRENPALPLSAETGGKNVTTVTALSDRDLAIKNVLHSAFSHAGQKCSATSLLLLEAEVYDDPQFKRALVEAAESLTIGSAWDLTPKMGPLIRPPSGDLENALQTLEPGESWALMPQRLEGNPHLWSPGIKWGVQSGSYTHLTEFFGPVLGVMRYEKLHEAIALVNQTGFGLTSGLESLDDREQTEWRAGIRAGNLYINRTTVGAIVLRQPFGGMGKSAFGPGIKAGGPNYVAQFMEFSETLPATPSTPRPDGEMARLLAALQDWDTLNLTENSRLIAAFTSYERAWEMEFGVEHDDFRLPGQDNIRRYLPVRDLRIRLHPDDTSFDLFARVAAARVAGCRITVSSPPHLEWRALTRLQTATEGWAGAIEFVEESNAELARIISEGQTDRVRYASAARIPLEIRRASAEVNVFIADAPVLMEGRAELLWYVQEQSLSFDYHRYGNLGMRSGEARAEPK